One window of the Pieris rapae chromosome 13, ilPieRapa1.1, whole genome shotgun sequence genome contains the following:
- the LOC123689650 gene encoding uncharacterized protein LOC123689650 encodes MYNGIDGTDELLSLKVTNGEPKVVLRKDGRRWEPPGGLSDNKSDRYSLKRRFLELMKQAIYQARNRMIIMQTYRITYRQSSVYKMGFLMSKTDQAVKTFARYTYKAFMGCYFVRLRYERLLVKELLEAFERELDLWFDIELLIDLVMLNDSNCKRMLNQVMTNRKDAWKFVE; translated from the coding sequence ATGTACAACGGTATCGATGGGACAGACGaacttttatcattaaaagtGACTAATGGAGAACCAAAAGTGGTGTTGAGGAAAGATGGACGCCGATGGGAGCCTCCCGGAGGCTTATCAGATAACAAGTCCGATAGATATAGTCTGAAACGAAGGTTTCTTGAACTTATGAAACAGGCTATATATCAAGCGCGAAACAGAATGATAATCATGCAGACGTATAGGATAACATACAGACAAAGTTCTGTGTATAAAATGGGCTTCTTGATGAGTAAAACTGACCAAGCAGTCAAAACATTCGCTCGTTACACTTATAAGGCTTTTATGGGATGCTATTTCGTAAGGTTGAGGTATGAGAGGTTGTTAGTAAAGGAATTGTTGGAGGCTTTTGAGAGGGAGCTGGATTTATGGTTTGATATTGAGcttttaattgatttagtaATGTTAAATGACTCGAATTGTAAGCGAATGTTGAACCAAGTGATGACGAATCGGAAAGATGCGTGGAAGTTTGTTGAGTAG